One region of Culex pipiens pallens isolate TS chromosome 2, TS_CPP_V2, whole genome shotgun sequence genomic DNA includes:
- the LOC120422906 gene encoding collagenase-like, protein MKSALILCLSLAVVALAINSDNPDKRIAEGEQAETNGFPFVVGILISEDEAHAFCAGILVTPGHVLTTANCVIRQTMLTVLLGSTDITRMSQFLPVTRVLLHWNHSATVISRADLALLTLARAANLNENVAVAQLPRWSQVGTTFEGFGSSMVGWGESGHRVDEVVPLQHLQIVRNPIISNSACGRTHNFIRDEHVCTAGDNGGPCHGDEGGPVMITEAGQLTVIGIHSFHFTGIGGCERGRSAVHTRLTEHLDWLVEHTGVYIRP, encoded by the exons ATGAAAAGTGCCCTAATTCTGTGCCTGTCCCTAGCGGTGGTGGCTTTGGCCATCAACAGTGATAATCCGGACAAGCGGATCGCCGAAGGCGAACAAGCCGAGACCAACGGATTTCCCTTCGTGGTTGGAATTCTGATTTCCGAAGATGAAGCCCACGCGTTTTGTGCGGGAATCCTCGTTACACCGGGTCATGTGCTAACCACGGCCAACTGTGTGATTCG TCAAACGATGCTGACGGTGCTGCTGGGATCAACGGACATAACCCGCATGTCGCAGTTCCTGCCGGTGACGCGAGTCCTGCTGCACTGGAACCATAGCGCAACGGTTATAAGCAGGGCAGATCTTGCGCTGCTAACGCTGGCCCGTGCCGCCAATCTGAACGAAAACGTTGCGGTAGCTCAACTTCCCCGATGGTCCCAAGTTGGAACCACCTTCGAAGGCTTCGGATCGTCAATGGTCGGCTGGGGTGAGAGTGGCCACCGGGTGGACGAGGTCGTTCCGCTGCAACACCTGCAAATTGTTCGCAATCCGATAATTAGCAACTCGGCCTGTGGAAGAACGCATAACTTCATCCGTGATGAGCACGTCTGTACGGCCGGCGATAATGGAGGTCCGTGTCAC GGTGACGAAGGAGGTCCAGTAATGATAACTGAGGCTGGTCAACTGACTGTAATTGGCATACATTCGTTCCATTTTACGGGCATTGGGGGATGTGAGCGAGGCCGGTCGGCGGTTCACACCAGGCTTACCGAGCATCTGGACTGGTTGGTGGAACACACCGGAGTTTATATCAGACCGTAA